The following are from one region of the Neorhodopirellula lusitana genome:
- the xylA gene encoding xylose isomerase, protein MTAFPEVTKIQYEGPKSANPLAFRWYNPDEVVAGKTMKEHLRFTVTYWHTFRSTGSDPFGGPTMVRPWDDGSESVENACNRARAAFEFFEKLDAPFYAWHDRDVAPEGATLSESHANFDAVAKVLKEEQERTGVKLLWGTANMFSNPRFMHGAATTCNVEVYAFAAAQVKKAMEVTKELGGENYVFWGGREGYQNLYNTDMKRELDHLGRFFHMAVDYAKEIGFTGQFLIEPKPKEPTKHQYDSDAAACLNFLRTYGLEDHFKLNIETNHATLAGHEMMHELEYAGMQGALGSIDANTGDLLLGWDTDQFATNYYLTTQTMLVLLKYGLNPGGVNFDAKVRRESFEPIDLFYAHIGSMDAFARGLKVAAKIIEDGAIDKLVAERYSSWDSDLGKKIEAGQTSFTELEALMLGKGEAAPNVSGRQELLENIVNRYMDMDLC, encoded by the coding sequence ATGACCGCGTTCCCCGAAGTCACCAAGATTCAGTACGAAGGCCCCAAGTCGGCCAATCCGCTGGCATTTCGCTGGTACAACCCCGACGAAGTCGTCGCGGGCAAGACGATGAAGGAGCACCTGCGGTTCACGGTCACGTACTGGCACACCTTCCGCAGCACCGGCAGTGACCCATTCGGTGGCCCCACGATGGTCCGCCCTTGGGACGATGGCAGCGAGTCAGTCGAAAACGCCTGCAACCGTGCTCGAGCCGCTTTTGAATTCTTCGAGAAACTCGACGCACCGTTTTACGCTTGGCACGATCGCGACGTCGCGCCCGAAGGTGCAACGCTGTCCGAATCGCATGCCAATTTCGATGCCGTCGCTAAGGTTCTGAAGGAAGAACAAGAACGCACCGGCGTGAAGCTATTGTGGGGCACGGCCAACATGTTCAGCAACCCTCGCTTCATGCATGGTGCCGCAACGACCTGTAACGTCGAGGTCTATGCCTTCGCCGCTGCTCAGGTGAAGAAGGCGATGGAAGTCACGAAGGAACTCGGTGGCGAAAACTACGTGTTCTGGGGCGGCCGTGAAGGCTACCAAAACCTTTACAACACCGACATGAAGCGCGAACTCGATCATCTGGGTCGCTTCTTCCACATGGCCGTCGATTACGCGAAGGAAATCGGCTTCACCGGTCAGTTCCTGATTGAACCGAAACCCAAAGAGCCAACCAAGCACCAATACGATTCCGATGCGGCCGCATGTTTGAACTTCTTGCGTACCTACGGCTTGGAAGATCACTTCAAGTTGAACATCGAAACCAATCACGCGACCCTAGCGGGTCACGAGATGATGCACGAACTTGAATACGCCGGCATGCAAGGCGCGCTGGGCAGCATCGACGCCAACACCGGCGACCTGTTGCTGGGTTGGGACACCGACCAATTCGCAACGAACTACTACTTAACCACGCAAACCATGTTGGTCTTGTTGAAGTACGGTTTGAATCCGGGTGGCGTGAACTTCGACGCCAAGGTACGCCGCGAAAGCTTCGAACCCATTGACCTGTTCTACGCCCACATCGGCAGCATGGATGCGTTCGCTCGAGGCCTGAAGGTTGCCGCCAAGATCATCGAAGACGGCGCCATCGACAAATTGGTTGCCGAGCGATACAGCAGCTGGGACAGCGACCTGGGCAAAAAGATCGAAGCCGGTCAGACCTCGTTCACTGAGCTCGAAGCACTTATGCTTGGCAAGGGGGAAGCCGCTCCGAACGTGAGCGGACGCCAAGAGTTGCTGGAAAACATCGTCAACCGCTACATGGACATGGATCTCTGCTAA
- a CDS encoding NAD(P)-dependent alcohol dehydrogenase, translating to MKTHQQPTVIELPHASTMHAMVYDDYGDADVLHSSTVPVPERLPGQVMIQVHASSVNPIDYRMRSGEMKGLLPGGFPRIPGYDVAGVIVDCAADSAFKVGERVVAFLDSARGGASADYAVCAIDTVAALPDSLPMDIAAAMPLAGTTALQSLRDHGNMKAGDRVLINGASGGVGMFAVQIAKAYGCHVDAVASEDNRDFCMELGADHFYDYAKTDFTESTERWEVIFDAAGKSSYYEARDVMTEHSRYVSTEPDVKGMLMTVLTWPLSKSGTVMLAKPNAEDLRELIRLHEEGKLLVTIDSTFPMSELAKAHRRVEEGVDRGKVVLKTEHYV from the coding sequence ATGAAAACTCACCAACAGCCAACCGTGATTGAACTGCCTCACGCCTCGACCATGCATGCGATGGTCTATGACGATTACGGAGATGCGGATGTACTGCACTCCAGTACCGTCCCGGTGCCCGAACGATTACCGGGGCAGGTCATGATTCAGGTTCATGCTTCCAGTGTGAATCCGATCGACTATCGAATGCGAAGCGGCGAGATGAAAGGTTTGCTGCCCGGGGGATTTCCTCGAATTCCCGGCTATGACGTTGCTGGGGTCATCGTCGACTGCGCCGCGGACTCTGCTTTCAAGGTGGGTGAGCGAGTGGTCGCGTTCTTGGATTCCGCTCGTGGTGGTGCGTCTGCAGACTACGCCGTTTGTGCAATCGATACCGTGGCCGCTTTACCGGACTCGTTGCCGATGGATATCGCCGCCGCGATGCCGCTGGCAGGCACGACGGCGCTGCAATCGTTGCGTGACCACGGGAACATGAAGGCCGGTGACCGCGTGCTGATCAACGGAGCGAGTGGCGGTGTGGGGATGTTTGCGGTGCAGATCGCGAAGGCCTACGGTTGCCATGTGGATGCGGTTGCGAGTGAAGACAACCGAGACTTCTGTATGGAACTCGGCGCTGATCATTTCTATGACTACGCAAAAACCGACTTCACCGAATCCACTGAACGATGGGAGGTGATCTTTGACGCGGCAGGAAAGTCCAGCTACTACGAGGCCCGTGACGTGATGACGGAGCACAGCCGATATGTTTCGACGGAACCGGACGTGAAGGGGATGTTGATGACCGTGTTGACGTGGCCGTTGTCGAAATCCGGAACCGTGATGTTGGCCAAGCCCAACGCGGAAGATCTACGGGAGCTAATCCGCTTGCATGAAGAAGGCAAGCTGCTGGTCACAATCGACAGCACATTTCCAATGAGCGAGCTTGCTAAGGCTCATCGCCGCGTCGAAGAAGGTGTCGATCGCGGTAAGGTTGTTCTAAAGACTGAACACTATGTGTAG
- a CDS encoding TIGR03067 domain-containing protein, which produces MRFPIAVLTALTFCLPLSILTPHANAEDKPDQSAQDKLQGRWEIVGGVNQGRELAKADIVGTYVTITTNSIVTYDSNDNAAYAAVFTIDESQTPMQITMRSVAKNAPTQKVPADSEVSTTDTSASGIVKIESDSKWVLCYALPGAERPKKFESPKGSKIMLFTLGKKLGDPVPVLHPAK; this is translated from the coding sequence ATGCGATTCCCTATTGCCGTCCTGACCGCACTCACGTTTTGCCTCCCACTCAGCATCCTAACTCCCCACGCAAACGCAGAAGACAAGCCTGATCAATCGGCGCAAGACAAATTGCAAGGAAGATGGGAGATCGTGGGCGGTGTTAACCAAGGCCGCGAGCTTGCGAAGGCTGACATCGTGGGCACCTATGTCACGATTACGACCAATTCGATTGTCACCTATGACTCCAATGACAACGCAGCTTACGCAGCGGTGTTCACGATCGATGAATCCCAAACGCCTATGCAAATCACCATGCGATCGGTGGCCAAGAATGCACCCACGCAGAAGGTCCCCGCCGACTCAGAAGTATCCACAACGGACACCTCGGCGTCAGGCATTGTCAAGATCGAAAGCGATTCCAAATGGGTTCTCTGCTACGCCCTTCCCGGAGCCGAACGTCCTAAGAAGTTCGAGTCACCCAAGGGCAGCAAGATCATGCTCTTCACGCTCGGGAAAAAACTAGGTGACCCAGTCCCAGTGCTGCACCCGGCCAAATAA